Proteins from a genomic interval of Deinococcus aetherius:
- a CDS encoding helix-turn-helix transcriptional regulator — protein MADNRLKEEREKRGWSQEKLSEAADVPLSSLQKIERRAFSPNVDYALGLAGALGLPVERIFSRTRSRMRLRKAEEPAA, from the coding sequence ATGGCCGACAACCGTCTGAAAGAAGAGCGGGAGAAACGCGGCTGGTCGCAAGAAAAACTGAGCGAGGCGGCCGACGTGCCGCTGAGCAGCCTGCAAAAGATTGAGCGTCGCGCCTTCTCGCCCAACGTGGACTACGCGCTGGGACTGGCGGGCGCGCTGGGGCTGCCGGTCGAGCGCATCTTCTCACGCACCCGCAGCCGGATGCGGCTCAGAAAGGCGGAGGAGCCCGCTGCCTGA